The region GCGTTTTGTAGATGCATTACCCATTGAATCAGTGATTTCCATGTCGCCCGCCACGGTGGGCCTGCAGTACTCGCGGGAGGCCAGTCGCGGAcaggtggtgctgctgccgGCCGGCCCAACAGCGCTCGGTAAGTCAGCCCGAGGATCGGCGACGATCTCCACATACGCACTCCGCATGCCAGCACCCTCCTAGGTGTCCTAGGTTAATTTGATTTCGAAACTCGATTCgccaaaacaaaactaattcATGCTTTTAAACTGCGCTTCTCTccctctgcctctgcctccgcctccgccacTCCCTCGACAACTCCAAACTCCAATCTCCAAAACCCGAACCTCCGACTACTCTGAATCGCTACCACGCCCATGCACAGCAGGCATATCAAATTTTCCCCTCTTAACGCCCACAGATCCGTTCCAACAGGCGGCGGCTGCGGCGGCCTTTGTCTGGCCCTCGGCCTACATCCCCCAGGCGCCGGCTCCCGGCGGTCActccgctgctgccgccgccgccgcagcagctgcCTCGCTGCAGCCGACGCCCAATCTGTCCAGCTTGCCCAACTTCATCTTCCCCTCGATGGGCGGTCACCAGGCGCTGAGCACCACGCCATCGTATGCCTCCCTGCAGCTGTACCTGGCCGCCGCGGCCACGGCGACAGGCAGCTCGACGATGTGTCAGCACAGCAATCAGCagaccagcaccaccaccacaaatTCCACAATCAATCTGAGTCTGGCCGCTGGCCCGGGGGTCACGCCGAGCGGGAACGCAGCCAGCAGCTTGAGTTCGAGCAGCAGCCTCAGTGCGAGCAGCTCCCGTTTCCTTAGCTTGGCTACTGGTCAGCCCGGGATTCCTTCGCTTCTCTCCCTGCCGCCGCCGGGAATGAAGGAGGAGTACTCGATGCCCCTGGCTTTGCCACCTCTAGTGCCGCTCGAGGCGGCGCGGGACAAAGAGCAGGCCCTCAACCTGATGCGCCTGCCCACGCCGCCCACCTCGGCCACCATGGAGCCGTCTTCCCTGGGCCAAGCGACGCCCCACCATCTCTTCCAGTCGGCTGCCATGACTACGCCCACGCCGGCATTGCTCAACCTTTCGATGCATGGCAACGGTGGGGAACTGCCCGCAGCCATGCCTCTGCCGGCGGTCTGTGATGAAGCGGCGCTGAACTACAAGATCCATGCACCGCTGACGCCGCAGACACCACCGCGCCTGTCCGAGATTCCGGTGCCGGGATCGACTCAGCTTCTGCCGCAGATGCAGGACGTTAATATACAGACGGATACGCCCGTTTGCAGTGAGGACGAGAGCTTTCCGGGTCCAGCAAAGGCCCAGGATCCGGCAGAGGAAGCCTTTCCACCTCCCCCCCTTATTCAGCCGCTGGAACTTACCAAGCCCAGTGAAGCCAGCCATACCCAGCCGACCGAGTGCCATACCCAGACCGAACCCAGTGACATACCCAGTGCCAGCCAGGAGGAGTCGGCGGAGCAGACTCCCCCGGAACCAATAGAAACGATGTCCCAAGCCACGCAGGCTGAGCAGGCAGCCCCCGAGGACCTGACCGGTTTGGAGCTGCTCTCGAACATAAGTACCAATAGCAAACCGCTGGTGCGAGTCAAGCAGGAGCCGGTGGAGCATGTGGAGcagccgccaccgccgccgcagctgcctgTGGAACTGATGCCCCGAGAGCCTACGCCGCCTATGCAGGAAATGGAGCCCACGCCCGCGCCGGAACCTCTGGGAGGCCTTAAGTTGTTGTGCGCCCTTGCCGAGCAACGGATCCAGGAGGAGGTGGTGCAGGGCAGCAGTCTCTTTACCACGCCCTCGTCGCGTACGCCCACTCCTACGCCTCAGACGCTTGGCACGACGGCCCTGTCGCCGCCGGTCTTTGAGGCCAAGTCCTGTTTCACTTTTGGGCAGTCGCAGTGTTCCGTCTTCccctcctcttcctcctccttTCAGATGCCATTAAGCTCGCCCGGATTTCCCTCGATGCAGGGCATCGAGTTGCCATCCACGTCGGCTGGTGCCGTGGCCGAGCTGACTCCCGTGAAGCGCAAGAAGCACAAACATTCCAAATCCTCGGGCAGCGATAGCCGCAAGTCGGCGCGTTGCAGCAAGAAGAGCAAGAAGAAGCGGCggcacagcagcagccgccAGCAGTTGTCTGCTCCAGCGGAGGAGGACGTGGACCTGCAGGACGAGCAGCTGCAGTCGGAGTTGCGTAGCGCTCTGCACGCCATGGATCCCAGCTATGCGCAGCGCTTTGGTCAGGAGGTCTTCAGCATTATGGACAACAATATGCGTATGCGATTGGCGGACGTTACGCGGCAGTATCGCAAGAAGAAGCGAAAGCTGGACGAGATTTCTAAGCacaagaaaaagaagaagtGCTCCAAGCAGCAGCTCCAACTCCAACAACAGCTGGCAGCCCAGCAAGTGGTGCCGCCATCAACTGGTCTGCCACAGCCGCAAATTACGCTGTCCAGTGTCCTGGGGTAAGTTGCTTACACTTGAGACTCATTCGCATAAAGCTTAAACAATTCTGTCCCTTCAGAACCTCATCACCGCTGCGCGACTACAAGTTCCCCAAGTTTTCGAGCAGTAACCTCACGACGTCCACTTTCCTGCGATTCCCGGACAAGACGCACTCGTTCCCCCCGCCGCCGTCCCTGCAGCAGCCCCAACCGGAGCCCAATCCCTTGCCCAGCAGCAACTCACCGAGTACCTCGTCGTTCGTCCGCCTGGAGCCCAGTGCACTGGACGcggccgttgccgttgccccAACTACCTCTGCAACTAGCGCCTCCGGCTCACCCTCCACCAAGCAGGCGGCTTCTGCGGCTCGAAAGCAACGGAAGATGAAAGCCATCGCCAGCGGAGCCGCTGGGGAGCAGCCAGCGGCCACGGAGGCAAAACGGCGGGTTAGCGGGATTGACCGTGAACTGCAGCTGACCAGCGAACACCTGTACCGCGATGAGACTCGTGTTCTAACCGACATGGGTGGACTCTTCTATGCGGGAGTGATGAAGCCCTTGCGCCCGCCCGATGTGTACTCCATCACATTAGACGGCGAGCGCGGCAACAAGTCGCATGTGATGTCACGCGAGGATATACTCAAGGATACGGTGAGTTGAGGGGGATCATTGTTATAATCTTGCAGCTTTGCTGATTCAATAAATCCCTTTAGATCCTCGAGGTGGCGCCCAAGAGCGTGGAGAGTGTGCCAGTCGGTACGCGCTTGTGTGCCTACTGGAGTCAGCAGTACCGATGCCTCTATCCTGGTCGGGCCATTGACTCCGAGCAAGTGGACGATGGAGCGGCCAGCAGTGCAGCGCATGCGGCTACATCAGCGCCTGACTTTGTTAGTGTGGAGTTCGACGACGGCGACAGCGGCAGGATCCGCTTGCAGAATATCCGCCTGCTGCTCAGCGATTATCCCATAGCAGGTATATATACTTCGCACTTTTGTGGGTATAAAACTATGTATAGCCTAGCCCGTGGCTACACAAGTTTTTAATCCACGACCCTCTGTCCTATCATTAGTTTTTTGTGCGCGTGCCTCCTTATTTActtctttgttgttttcgttgCTCCTGCCCAACCTTCCCATCCAACCCCTTGGAACAGAGTACAACGATAATCCCCTCTACTCAGTAGGCAAGCAGAAGCGAAGCGCTCTGCGCGGGGGTGAGAGTGGCCCCGGAGGAGTCACGCAGGACCACTTGACCGTGCCTGGCTGCGAGGACTCGCATAGTCATCACAGCCTGGGGATGAGCAGCGATAACACCACCTCGCTGGCCGCCACCATGGAGCTATTCACGCAGCGCAGTGAGAAGAAGCGCTTGAAGAAGAGTCTCAAGAAGATGTCCAAGGCTCAAAATGGGGTTAATCCGGCCACAGCTACAAATGGTGGTGCTGATCCAGCTGCATCTGCCGAGGGTGTCGGTGCAGAGGATGCTGCTCGGAAGCACCACAAGCACAAGAAGCGCAAGAAGCACAAGAAGCATCACCGCAAGAATGGCAGCGAGGAGCCGGAGCAACAGGTAGTCCAGCCGGACTTTTCTGCGACAACGCAGGGAACGACTGAGGCTCCGCATGCGGAGATGTCCGTAGCTCCACCGCCAACCACAAATCGTGTCAAGGTGGAGGTGAAAGTGAAGACAGAGCAGTTGGAGATG is a window of Drosophila biarmipes strain raj3 chromosome 3R, RU_DBia_V1.1, whole genome shotgun sequence DNA encoding:
- the LOC108031692 gene encoding protein winged eye isoform X3; its protein translation is MATFNPGANSSAADVLSATTATATFLVPTSAAVSHPGAHPAQLQLDQFGGFAAGTAAPLQQQHHHQQTNSSYTFVQIKREPCQVSEISSNNCHQQQQQHQQQQVHHQGLSSASMTASSKTMSSSTLTTLVKIEAPSPKVTELEKSSGNSVPIGIAVARKRPQEALVPALNTPATLPLQPPLNKDMNCFGIRVADLGATSCGNLYFTGNGDLMTTGTATAEELALSAAGVNRAPSTFWQYPNALPIESVISMSPATVGLQYSREASRGQVVLLPAGPTALAGISNFPLLTPTDPFQQAAAAAAFVWPSAYIPQAPAPGGHSAAAAAAAAAASLQPTPNLSSLPNFIFPSMGGHQALSTTPSYASLQLYLAAAATATGSSTMCQHSNQQTSTTTTNSTINLSLAAGPGVTPSGNAASSLSSSSSLSASSSRFLSLATGQPGIPSLLSLPPPGMKEEYSMPLALPPLVPLEAARDKEQALNLMRLPTPPTSATMEPSSLGQATPHHLFQSAAMTTPTPALLNLSMHGNGGELPAAMPLPAVCDEAALNYKIHAPLTPQTPPRLSEIPVPGSTQLLPQMQDVNIQTDTPVCSEDESFPGPAKAQDPAEEAFPPPPLIQPLELTKPSEASHTQPTECHTQTEPSDIPSASQEESAEQTPPEPIETMSQATQAEQAAPEDLTGLELLSNISTNSKPLVRVKQEPVEHVEQPPPPPQLPVELMPREPTPPMQEMEPTPAPEPLGGLKLLCALAEQRIQEEVVQGSSLFTTPSSRTPTPTPQTLGTTALSPPVFEAKSCFTFGQSQCSVFPSSSSSFQMPLSSPGFPSMQGIELPSTSAGAVAELTPVKRKKHKHSKSSGSDSRKSARCSKKSKKKRRHSSSRQQLSAPAEEDVDLQDEQLQSELRSALHAMDPSYAQRFGQEVFSIMDNNMRMRLADVTRQYRKKKRKLDEISKHKKKKKCSKQQLQLQQQLAAQQVVPPSTGLPQPQITLSSVLGTSSPLRDYKFPKFSSSNLTTSTFLRFPDKTHSFPPPPSLQQPQPEPNPLPSSNSPSTSSFVRLEPSALDAAVAVAPTTSATSASGSPSTKQAASAARKQRKMKAIASGAAGEQPAATEAKRRVSGIDRELQLTSEHLYRDETRVLTDMGGLFYAGVMKPLRPPDVYSITLDGERGNKSHVMSREDILKDTILEVAPKSVESVPVGTRLCAYWSQQYRCLYPGRAIDSEQVDDGAASSAAHAATSAPDFVSVEFDDGDSGRIRLQNIRLLLSDYPIAVGKQKRSALRGGESGPGGVTQDHLTVPGCEDSHSHHSLGMSSDNTTSLAATMELFTQRSEKKRLKKSLKKMSKAQNGVNPATATNGGADPAASAEGVGAEDAARKHHKHKKRKKHKKHHRKNGSEEPEQQVVQPDFSATTQGTTEAPHAEMSVAPPPTTNRVKVEVKVKTEQLEMEEETASNLMSEISDEAKGDDLVEHNNSKGSSKIAAFLPERQLWGWYGTAYRKAGVKGRARKQFYKTIKRGKETITVGDSAVFLSTGRPDRPYIGRIESMWETTTGNKVVRVAWFYHPEETNGCPKLKFPGALFESPHEDENDVQTISHRCEVLQFGSYFDKFGADSKQYQSIYDNNDTYYLAGHYNPRLQVLKLQDDIPTLEELQDTNNTTTTTTETTTED
- the LOC108031692 gene encoding protein winged eye isoform X2, whose amino-acid sequence is MATFNPGANSSAADVLSATTATATFLVPTSAAVSHPGAHPAQLQLDQFGGFAAGTAAPLQQQHHHQQTNSSYTFVQIKREPCQVSEISSNNCHQQQQQHQQQQVHHQGLSSASMTASSKTMSSSTLTTLVKIEAPSPKVTELEKSSGNSVPIGIAVARKRPQEALVPALNTPATLPLQPPLNKDMNCFGIRVADLGATSCGNLYFTGNGDLMTTGTATAEELALSAAGVNRAPSTFWQYPNALPIESVISMSPATVGLQYSREASRGQVVLLPAGPTALGISNFPLLTPTDPFQQAAAAAAFVWPSAYIPQAPAPGGHSAAAAAAAAAASLQPTPNLSSLPNFIFPSMGGHQALSTTPSYASLQLYLAAAATATGSSTMCQHSNQQTSTTTTNSTINLSLAAGPGVTPSGNAASSLSSSSSLSASSSRFLSLATGQPGIPSLLSLPPPGMKEEYSMPLALPPLVPLEAARDKEQALNLMRLPTPPTSATMEPSSLGQATPHHLFQSAAMTTPTPALLNLSMHGNGGELPAAMPLPAVCDEAALNYKIHAPLTPQTPPRLSEIPVPGSTQLLPQMQDVNIQTDTPVCSEDESFPGPAKAQDPAEEAFPPPPLIQPLELTKPSEASHTQPTECHTQTEPSDIPSASQEESAEQTPPEPIETMSQATQAEQAAPEDLTGLELLSNISTNSKPLVRVKQEPVEHVEQPPPPPQLPVELMPREPTPPMQEMEPTPAPEPLGGLKLLCALAEQRIQEEVVQGSSLFTTPSSRTPTPTPQTLGTTALSPPVFEAKSCFTFGQSQCSVFPSSSSSFQMPLSSPGFPSMQGIELPSTSAGAVAELTPVKRKKHKHSKSSGSDSRKSARCSKKSKKKRRHSSSRQQLSAPAEEDVDLQDEQLQSELRSALHAMDPSYAQRFGQEVFSIMDNNMRMRLADVTRQYRKKKRKLDEISKHKKKKKCSKQQLQLQQQLAAQQVVPPSTGLPQPQITLSSVLGTSSPLRDYKFPKFSSSNLTTSTFLRFPDKTHSFPPPPSLQQPQPEPNPLPSSNSPSTSSFVRLEPSALDAAVAVAPTTSATSASGSPSTKQAASAARKQRKMKAIASGAAGEQPAATEAKRRVSGIDRELQLTSEHLYRDETRVLTDMGGLFYAGVMKPLRPPDVYSITLDGERGNKSHVMSREDILKDTILEVAPKSVESVPVGTRLCAYWSQQYRCLYPGRAIDSEQVDDGAASSAAHAATSAPDFVSVEFDDGDSGRIRLQNIRLLLSDYPIAEYNDNPLYSVGKQKRSALRGGESGPGGVTQDHLTVPGCEDSHSHHSLGMSSDNTTSLAATMELFTQRSEKKRLKKSLKKMSKAQNGVNPATATNGGADPAASAEGVGAEDAARKHHKHKKRKKHKKHHRKNGSEEPEQQVVQPDFSATTQGTTEAPHAEMSVAPPPTTNRVKVEVKVKTEQLEMEEETASNLMSEISDEAKGDDLVEHNNSKGSSKIAAFLPERQLWGWYGTAYRKAGVKGRARKQFYKTIKRGKETITVGDSAVFLSTGRPDRPYIGRIESMWETTTGNKVVRVAWFYHPEETNGCPKLKFPGALFESPHEDENDVQTISHRCEVLQFGSYFDKFGADSKQYQSIYDNNDTYYLAGHYNPRLQVLKLQDDIPTLEELQDTNNTTTTTTETTTED
- the LOC108031692 gene encoding protein winged eye isoform X1 yields the protein MATFNPGANSSAADVLSATTATATFLVPTSAAVSHPGAHPAQLQLDQFGGFAAGTAAPLQQQHHHQQTNSSYTFVQIKREPCQVSEISSNNCHQQQQQHQQQQVHHQGLSSASMTASSKTMSSSTLTTLVKIEAPSPKVTELEKSSGNSVPIGIAVARKRPQEALVPALNTPATLPLQPPLNKDMNCFGIRVADLGATSCGNLYFTGNGDLMTTGTATAEELALSAAGVNRAPSTFWQYPNALPIESVISMSPATVGLQYSREASRGQVVLLPAGPTALAGISNFPLLTPTDPFQQAAAAAAFVWPSAYIPQAPAPGGHSAAAAAAAAAASLQPTPNLSSLPNFIFPSMGGHQALSTTPSYASLQLYLAAAATATGSSTMCQHSNQQTSTTTTNSTINLSLAAGPGVTPSGNAASSLSSSSSLSASSSRFLSLATGQPGIPSLLSLPPPGMKEEYSMPLALPPLVPLEAARDKEQALNLMRLPTPPTSATMEPSSLGQATPHHLFQSAAMTTPTPALLNLSMHGNGGELPAAMPLPAVCDEAALNYKIHAPLTPQTPPRLSEIPVPGSTQLLPQMQDVNIQTDTPVCSEDESFPGPAKAQDPAEEAFPPPPLIQPLELTKPSEASHTQPTECHTQTEPSDIPSASQEESAEQTPPEPIETMSQATQAEQAAPEDLTGLELLSNISTNSKPLVRVKQEPVEHVEQPPPPPQLPVELMPREPTPPMQEMEPTPAPEPLGGLKLLCALAEQRIQEEVVQGSSLFTTPSSRTPTPTPQTLGTTALSPPVFEAKSCFTFGQSQCSVFPSSSSSFQMPLSSPGFPSMQGIELPSTSAGAVAELTPVKRKKHKHSKSSGSDSRKSARCSKKSKKKRRHSSSRQQLSAPAEEDVDLQDEQLQSELRSALHAMDPSYAQRFGQEVFSIMDNNMRMRLADVTRQYRKKKRKLDEISKHKKKKKCSKQQLQLQQQLAAQQVVPPSTGLPQPQITLSSVLGTSSPLRDYKFPKFSSSNLTTSTFLRFPDKTHSFPPPPSLQQPQPEPNPLPSSNSPSTSSFVRLEPSALDAAVAVAPTTSATSASGSPSTKQAASAARKQRKMKAIASGAAGEQPAATEAKRRVSGIDRELQLTSEHLYRDETRVLTDMGGLFYAGVMKPLRPPDVYSITLDGERGNKSHVMSREDILKDTILEVAPKSVESVPVGTRLCAYWSQQYRCLYPGRAIDSEQVDDGAASSAAHAATSAPDFVSVEFDDGDSGRIRLQNIRLLLSDYPIAEYNDNPLYSVGKQKRSALRGGESGPGGVTQDHLTVPGCEDSHSHHSLGMSSDNTTSLAATMELFTQRSEKKRLKKSLKKMSKAQNGVNPATATNGGADPAASAEGVGAEDAARKHHKHKKRKKHKKHHRKNGSEEPEQQVVQPDFSATTQGTTEAPHAEMSVAPPPTTNRVKVEVKVKTEQLEMEEETASNLMSEISDEAKGDDLVEHNNSKGSSKIAAFLPERQLWGWYGTAYRKAGVKGRARKQFYKTIKRGKETITVGDSAVFLSTGRPDRPYIGRIESMWETTTGNKVVRVAWFYHPEETNGCPKLKFPGALFESPHEDENDVQTISHRCEVLQFGSYFDKFGADSKQYQSIYDNNDTYYLAGHYNPRLQVLKLQDDIPTLEELQDTNNTTTTTTETTTED
- the LOC108031692 gene encoding protein winged eye isoform X4, which encodes MATFNPGANSSAADVLSATTATATFLVPTSAAVSHPGAHPAQLQLDQFGGFAAGTAAPLQQQHHHQQTNSSYTFVQIKREPCQVSEISSNNCHQQQQQHQQQQVHHQGLSSASMTASSKTMSSSTLTTLVKIEAPSPKVTELEKSSGNSVPIGIAVARKRPQEALVPALNTPATLPLQPPLNKDMNCFGIRVADLGATSCGNLYFTGNGDLMTTGTATAEELALSAAGVNRAPSTFWQYPNALPIESVISMSPATVGLQYSREASRGQVVLLPAGPTALDPFQQAAAAAAFVWPSAYIPQAPAPGGHSAAAAAAAAAASLQPTPNLSSLPNFIFPSMGGHQALSTTPSYASLQLYLAAAATATGSSTMCQHSNQQTSTTTTNSTINLSLAAGPGVTPSGNAASSLSSSSSLSASSSRFLSLATGQPGIPSLLSLPPPGMKEEYSMPLALPPLVPLEAARDKEQALNLMRLPTPPTSATMEPSSLGQATPHHLFQSAAMTTPTPALLNLSMHGNGGELPAAMPLPAVCDEAALNYKIHAPLTPQTPPRLSEIPVPGSTQLLPQMQDVNIQTDTPVCSEDESFPGPAKAQDPAEEAFPPPPLIQPLELTKPSEASHTQPTECHTQTEPSDIPSASQEESAEQTPPEPIETMSQATQAEQAAPEDLTGLELLSNISTNSKPLVRVKQEPVEHVEQPPPPPQLPVELMPREPTPPMQEMEPTPAPEPLGGLKLLCALAEQRIQEEVVQGSSLFTTPSSRTPTPTPQTLGTTALSPPVFEAKSCFTFGQSQCSVFPSSSSSFQMPLSSPGFPSMQGIELPSTSAGAVAELTPVKRKKHKHSKSSGSDSRKSARCSKKSKKKRRHSSSRQQLSAPAEEDVDLQDEQLQSELRSALHAMDPSYAQRFGQEVFSIMDNNMRMRLADVTRQYRKKKRKLDEISKHKKKKKCSKQQLQLQQQLAAQQVVPPSTGLPQPQITLSSVLGTSSPLRDYKFPKFSSSNLTTSTFLRFPDKTHSFPPPPSLQQPQPEPNPLPSSNSPSTSSFVRLEPSALDAAVAVAPTTSATSASGSPSTKQAASAARKQRKMKAIASGAAGEQPAATEAKRRVSGIDRELQLTSEHLYRDETRVLTDMGGLFYAGVMKPLRPPDVYSITLDGERGNKSHVMSREDILKDTILEVAPKSVESVPVGTRLCAYWSQQYRCLYPGRAIDSEQVDDGAASSAAHAATSAPDFVSVEFDDGDSGRIRLQNIRLLLSDYPIAEYNDNPLYSVGKQKRSALRGGESGPGGVTQDHLTVPGCEDSHSHHSLGMSSDNTTSLAATMELFTQRSEKKRLKKSLKKMSKAQNGVNPATATNGGADPAASAEGVGAEDAARKHHKHKKRKKHKKHHRKNGSEEPEQQVVQPDFSATTQGTTEAPHAEMSVAPPPTTNRVKVEVKVKTEQLEMEEETASNLMSEISDEAKGDDLVEHNNSKGSSKIAAFLPERQLWGWYGTAYRKAGVKGRARKQFYKTIKRGKETITVGDSAVFLSTGRPDRPYIGRIESMWETTTGNKVVRVAWFYHPEETNGCPKLKFPGALFESPHEDENDVQTISHRCEVLQFGSYFDKFGADSKQYQSIYDNNDTYYLAGHYNPRLQVLKLQDDIPTLEELQDTNNTTTTTTETTTED
- the LOC108031692 gene encoding protein winged eye isoform X6, producing MATFNPGANSSAADVLSATTATATFLVPTSAAVSHPGAHPAQLQLDQFGGFAAGTAAPLQQQHHHQQTNSSYTFVQIKREPCQVSEISSNNCHQQQQQHQQQQVHHQGLSSASMTASSKTMSSSTLTTLVKIEAPSPKVTELEKSSGNSVPIGIAVARKRPQEALVPALNTPATLPLQPPLNKDMNCFGIRVADLGATSCGNLYFTGNGDLMTTGTATAEELALSAAGVNRAPSTFWQYPNPFQQAAAAAAFVWPSAYIPQAPAPGGHSAAAAAAAAAASLQPTPNLSSLPNFIFPSMGGHQALSTTPSYASLQLYLAAAATATGSSTMCQHSNQQTSTTTTNSTINLSLAAGPGVTPSGNAASSLSSSSSLSASSSRFLSLATGQPGIPSLLSLPPPGMKEEYSMPLALPPLVPLEAARDKEQALNLMRLPTPPTSATMEPSSLGQATPHHLFQSAAMTTPTPALLNLSMHGNGGELPAAMPLPAVCDEAALNYKIHAPLTPQTPPRLSEIPVPGSTQLLPQMQDVNIQTDTPVCSEDESFPGPAKAQDPAEEAFPPPPLIQPLELTKPSEASHTQPTECHTQTEPSDIPSASQEESAEQTPPEPIETMSQATQAEQAAPEDLTGLELLSNISTNSKPLVRVKQEPVEHVEQPPPPPQLPVELMPREPTPPMQEMEPTPAPEPLGGLKLLCALAEQRIQEEVVQGSSLFTTPSSRTPTPTPQTLGTTALSPPVFEAKSCFTFGQSQCSVFPSSSSSFQMPLSSPGFPSMQGIELPSTSAGAVAELTPVKRKKHKHSKSSGSDSRKSARCSKKSKKKRRHSSSRQQLSAPAEEDVDLQDEQLQSELRSALHAMDPSYAQRFGQEVFSIMDNNMRMRLADVTRQYRKKKRKLDEISKHKKKKKCSKQQLQLQQQLAAQQVVPPSTGLPQPQITLSSVLGTSSPLRDYKFPKFSSSNLTTSTFLRFPDKTHSFPPPPSLQQPQPEPNPLPSSNSPSTSSFVRLEPSALDAAVAVAPTTSATSASGSPSTKQAASAARKQRKMKAIASGAAGEQPAATEAKRRVSGIDRELQLTSEHLYRDETRVLTDMGGLFYAGVMKPLRPPDVYSITLDGERGNKSHVMSREDILKDTILEVAPKSVESVPVGTRLCAYWSQQYRCLYPGRAIDSEQVDDGAASSAAHAATSAPDFVSVEFDDGDSGRIRLQNIRLLLSDYPIAVGKQKRSALRGGESGPGGVTQDHLTVPGCEDSHSHHSLGMSSDNTTSLAATMELFTQRSEKKRLKKSLKKMSKAQNGVNPATATNGGADPAASAEGVGAEDAARKHHKHKKRKKHKKHHRKNGSEEPEQQVVQPDFSATTQGTTEAPHAEMSVAPPPTTNRVKVEVKVKTEQLEMEEETASNLMSEISDEAKGDDLVEHNNSKGSSKIAAFLPERQLWGWYGTAYRKAGVKGRARKQFYKTIKRGKETITVGDSAVFLSTGRPDRPYIGRIESMWETTTGNKVVRVAWFYHPEETNGCPKLKFPGALFESPHEDENDVQTISHRCEVLQFGSYFDKFGADSKQYQSIYDNNDTYYLAGHYNPRLQVLKLQDDIPTLEELQDTNNTTTTTTETTTED
- the LOC108031692 gene encoding protein winged eye isoform X5 — its product is MATFNPGANSSAADVLSATTATATFLVPTSAAVSHPGAHPAQLQLDQFGGFAAGTAAPLQQQHHHQQTNSSYTFVQIKREPCQVSEISSNNCHQQQQQHQQQQVHHQGLSSASMTASSKTMSSSTLTTLVKIEAPSPKVTELEKSSGNSVPIGIAVARKRPQEALVPALNTPATLPLQPPLNKDMNCFGIRVADLGATSCGNLYFTGNGDLMTTGTATAEELALSAAGVNRAPSTFWQYPNPFQQAAAAAAFVWPSAYIPQAPAPGGHSAAAAAAAAAASLQPTPNLSSLPNFIFPSMGGHQALSTTPSYASLQLYLAAAATATGSSTMCQHSNQQTSTTTTNSTINLSLAAGPGVTPSGNAASSLSSSSSLSASSSRFLSLATGQPGIPSLLSLPPPGMKEEYSMPLALPPLVPLEAARDKEQALNLMRLPTPPTSATMEPSSLGQATPHHLFQSAAMTTPTPALLNLSMHGNGGELPAAMPLPAVCDEAALNYKIHAPLTPQTPPRLSEIPVPGSTQLLPQMQDVNIQTDTPVCSEDESFPGPAKAQDPAEEAFPPPPLIQPLELTKPSEASHTQPTECHTQTEPSDIPSASQEESAEQTPPEPIETMSQATQAEQAAPEDLTGLELLSNISTNSKPLVRVKQEPVEHVEQPPPPPQLPVELMPREPTPPMQEMEPTPAPEPLGGLKLLCALAEQRIQEEVVQGSSLFTTPSSRTPTPTPQTLGTTALSPPVFEAKSCFTFGQSQCSVFPSSSSSFQMPLSSPGFPSMQGIELPSTSAGAVAELTPVKRKKHKHSKSSGSDSRKSARCSKKSKKKRRHSSSRQQLSAPAEEDVDLQDEQLQSELRSALHAMDPSYAQRFGQEVFSIMDNNMRMRLADVTRQYRKKKRKLDEISKHKKKKKCSKQQLQLQQQLAAQQVVPPSTGLPQPQITLSSVLGTSSPLRDYKFPKFSSSNLTTSTFLRFPDKTHSFPPPPSLQQPQPEPNPLPSSNSPSTSSFVRLEPSALDAAVAVAPTTSATSASGSPSTKQAASAARKQRKMKAIASGAAGEQPAATEAKRRVSGIDRELQLTSEHLYRDETRVLTDMGGLFYAGVMKPLRPPDVYSITLDGERGNKSHVMSREDILKDTILEVAPKSVESVPVGTRLCAYWSQQYRCLYPGRAIDSEQVDDGAASSAAHAATSAPDFVSVEFDDGDSGRIRLQNIRLLLSDYPIAEYNDNPLYSVGKQKRSALRGGESGPGGVTQDHLTVPGCEDSHSHHSLGMSSDNTTSLAATMELFTQRSEKKRLKKSLKKMSKAQNGVNPATATNGGADPAASAEGVGAEDAARKHHKHKKRKKHKKHHRKNGSEEPEQQVVQPDFSATTQGTTEAPHAEMSVAPPPTTNRVKVEVKVKTEQLEMEEETASNLMSEISDEAKGDDLVEHNNSKGSSKIAAFLPERQLWGWYGTAYRKAGVKGRARKQFYKTIKRGKETITVGDSAVFLSTGRPDRPYIGRIESMWETTTGNKVVRVAWFYHPEETNGCPKLKFPGALFESPHEDENDVQTISHRCEVLQFGSYFDKFGADSKQYQSIYDNNDTYYLAGHYNPRLQVLKLQDDIPTLEELQDTNNTTTTTTETTTED